From Syngnathoides biaculeatus isolate LvHL_M chromosome 19, ASM1980259v1, whole genome shotgun sequence, a single genomic window includes:
- the myom1b gene encoding M-protein, striated muscle isoform X8 yields MFGVEEHVLIKLSNANPAGETNRQAPPSMSGSVPFYRKYRRGYDRGYRYQSGGRYAASASGGSGGTRTRGLDWSSQSGLDPLTKGTKPSYLAVDRENQIIGYVVPIFRTSQEFAAGYSDKTKLRDTAAYMESRDVFTSGLEMERSEQISRKEAMRETAQRISFNKTVHEHEEHFKRMNEDSLMHGPEFIIKPRSHTVWEKQCVRLHCTISGWPDPRVVWYKNNVAIDPLANTGKYKIESKYSVHSLEINRCDFEDTAQYRVSAMNVKGEASAFASVVVKRFKGEVDEFLPAPRLGPVSEYGITFQTHMVDKFGVSFGREGETMSLGCTVIIHPALDRYQPEVQWYRDGVLLSPSKWNHMHWSGDRATLTLTHLNKEDEGLYTLRVSTKSGSKTYSAYVFVRDADAEVEGAPGAPLDVCCLDANKDYIIVSWKQPAVDGGDSILGYFVDRCEVGTSHWIQCNDTPVKFARFPVTGLVEGRSYIFRVRAVNKSGMSRPSRVSEPVAAMDPADRARMRGTSAPWTGQIIVTEEEPAEGIVPGRPRELQVTEATKNYLVLSWKPPGEKGLEGVMYYVEKCVSGTDSWQRVNTEIPVKSPRFALFDLAEGNSYSFRVRCCNAAGVGEPSDPTEATTVGDKLDTPSAPSKVVPTRNTDTSVVVSWEASHDAKELVGYYIEASIVGSNVWEPCNNKPVNVTRFICHGLMTGEKYVFRVRAVNPAGLSQFSPESEPVEVKAAIASPAPPFGISVLECVRDSMVLTWKQPTFIGGADISGYFVDYREVVDGVAGEWHEANIRAVSERAYRVTDLKENKKYQFQVRAANIAGVGIPSLPSETFLCEEWTIAVPGPPHDLQLREVRADSMVLLWRPPVYQGRNPVNGFYVDMKEAEGPEEAWRGLNTKASQNTFFKVKNLKEEGTYVFRVRAQNQAGVGKTSDISEPVQAVTRPGTKEIAVDVDDDGIISLNFECADMTPDSKFVWSKNYEDMDDSPRLTVESKGNKSKLTFESPGEEDIGIYSCLVTHTDGASSSYTISPEELKRLLEISRDHKFPTIPLKSDLAVEMLEKGRVRFWLQAEQISGNAKVDYVFNDNVVTQGEKYKMSFDKNTGVVEMIMESLMPEDEGTFTFQMQDGKATNQSSLVLIGDVFKDLQKESEFQRKEWFRKQGPHFIEYLGYEVTPECCVVLKCKVGNIKKETSAVWYKDGREIKADQNLAFTEGVLKLEIAQISKKDAGVYETVLKDDRGKDASKLNLTDQCFKNLMNEVFNYIANSSTPLKITSTDQGIRLYTFVSYYNDLLPVTWHYKDSAVAFSERLKSGVVGDQLWLQISEPTEKDMGKYAIEFNINEGGGGLRRTVELSGQAYEDALAEFRRLKAAAIAEKYRARVAGGLPDVVTIQEGKALNLTCNISGDPLPQVTWLKNDRELTSDGHCVLRLESGKFASFTITAVSTADTGKYSILVKNKHGTESAEFTVSVFIPEDVAGRKK; encoded by the exons ATGTTCGGCGTGGAGGAACATGTTCTGATAAAGCTCTCGAACGCTAACCCAGCAGGGGAAACAAATCGGCAGGCACCGCCAAGCATGTCCGGCTCGGTACCGTTCTACCGCAAGTACCGCCGCGGCTACGACCGGGGATACCGGTACCAGTCGGGCGGCAGGTACGCTGCGAGCGCCAGCGGCGGCAGCGGTGGCACCAGAACCAGGGG GCTTGATTGGTCCTCACAATCTGGATTGGACCCGCTGACGAAGGGAACTAAGCCCTCCTACTTAGCTGTGGACCGTGAGAACCAAATCATCGGCTACGTGGTGCCCATCTTCAGGACCAG CCAAGAGTTTGCGGCGGGATATTCGGACAAGACAAAACTGCGGGACACTGCCGCCTATATGGAGAGCCGCGATGTGTTCACCAGCGGTCTGGAGATGGAACGGTCGGAGCAGATCTCCAGGAAGGAGGCCATGCGTGAAACGGCCCAGCGTATCTCGTTTAATAAAACG GTCCACGAACACGAGGAGCACTTCAAGCGCATGAACGAAGACAGCCTGATGCACGGCCCGGAGTTCATCATCAAGCCTCGCTCGCACACCGTGTGGGAGAAGCAGTGCGTGAGGCTCCACTGCACCATCAGCGGCTGGCCAGACCCCCGAGTCGTTTG GTACAAAAATAACGTGGCCATCGACCCCCTTGCCAATACCGGCAAGTACAAAATCGAAAGCAAATACAGCGTGCACTCACTGGAGATCAACAG GTGCGATTTTGAGGACACGGCCCAGTATCGCGTCTCGGCCATGAATGTCAAGGGGGAGGCGTCGGCCTTCGCCTCGGTCGTCGTAAAAA GGTTTAAAGGGGAAGTGGACGAGTTCCTGCCCGCACCGAGAC TGGGACCCGTGTCCGAGTATGGCATCACCTTCCAGACCCACATGGTCGACAAGTTCGGCGTGTCCTTCGGCAGGGAGGGTGAGACGATGAGCTTGGGGTGCACGGTCATCATCCACCCGGCTCTGGACCGCTACCAACCTGAAGTGCAGTGGTACAGAGACG GCGTTCTGCTGTCACCGTCCAAGTGGAACCACATGCACTGGAGCGGTGACCGGGCCACACTAACCCTCACACACCTCAACAAAGAAGACGAAGGGCTCTACACACTCCGCGTCTCCACCAAGTCTGGATCCAAAACCTACTCTGCCTACGTTTTTGTGAGAG ATGCTGACGCCGAGGTGGAAGGAGCGCCAGGGGCCCCCCTGGATGTGTGCTGCCTTGATGCCAACAAGGACTACATCATAGTCTCCTGGAAGCAGCCGGCAGTCGACGGTGGCGACTCAATCCTGGGTTACTTTGTAGACAG GTGTGAGGTTGGGACAAGCCACTGGATCCAGTGCAACGACACCCCTGTCAAGTTTGCCCGATTCCCGGTCACCGGATTGGTCGAAGGCCGTTCCTATATTTTCCGTGTGCGCGCCGTCAACAAGAGTGGCATGAGCCGTCCTTCCCGGGTGTCCGAGCCCGTGGCCGCCATGGACCCGGCTGACCGCGCCCGCATGAGAG GTACCTCTGCTCCTTGGACTGGCCAGATCATCGTCACAGAGGAGGAACCTGCAG AGGGTATTGTTCCTGGCAGACCTCGTGAACTGCAGGTGACAGAAGCAACCAAGAACTACTTGGTGCTCAGCTGGAAGCCCCCTGGCGAGAAAGGCCTGGAAGGTGTCATGTACTATGTGGAGAAG TGTGTCTCAGGCACAGACAGCTGGCAAAGGGTGAACACCGAGATTCCGGTCAAGTCGCCTCGTTTCGCACTGTTTGACCTGGCCGAGGGAAACTCCTACAGCTTCCGCGTCCGTTGCTGCAACGCCGCCGGGGTCGGCGAACCATCCGACCCCACTGAAGCCACCACGGTCGGCGACAAGCTCG ACACTCCATCTGCTCCGAGCAAAGTGGTCCCAACGAGGAACACGGACACGTCGGTGGTGGTTTCCTGGGAAGCGTCCCATGATGCCAAAGAGTTGGTGGGCTACTACATCGAGGCCAGCATCGTGGGCAGCAATGTCTGGGAGCCGTGCAACAACAAACCCGTCAACGTGACCAG GTTTATCTGTCACGGTCTGATGACCGGAGAGAAGTATGTGTTCAGGGTGAGGGCCGTGAACCCCGCAGGACTCAGTCAGTTCTCTCCGGAATCAGAGCCTGTGGAGGTGAAGGCTGCGATCG CGTCGCCTGCGCCGCCATTCGGCATCAGCGTGCTGGAGTGCGTACGTGACTCCATGGTGCTGACGTGGAAGCAGCCCACCTTCATCGGAGGCGCCGATATCAGCGGGTACTTCGTGGACTACCGCGAGGTCGTCGATGGCGTGGCGGGAGAGTGGCACGAGGCCAATATCAGAGCGGTCAGCGAGCGCGCCTACAGG GTGACCGACCTGAAGGAGAACAAGAAGTACCAGTTCCAGGTTCGGGCGGCAAACATTGCGGGCGTCGGCATCCCGTCCCTTCCGAGTGAAACGTTCCTGTGCGAAGAGTGGACCATCGCGGTTCCAG GACCTCCTCACGATCTGCAGCTGCGAGAGGTCCGAGCCGACTCCATGGTGTTGCTTTGGAGACCTCCAGTGTACCAAGGGCGGAATCCCGTCAACGGCTTCTACGTAGATATGAAGGAGGCCGAAGGCCCAGAGGAAGCTTGGAGAGGACTCAACACCAAGGCCTCGCAGAACACCTTCTTCAAG GTGAAGAACCTGAAGGAGGAAGGGACGTACGTATTCCGCGTGCGAGCTCAGAACCAAGCCGGCGTGGGGAAGACCTCGGACATCTCCGAGCCTGTCCAAGCCGTGACCAGGCCGG GCACCAAGGAGATCGCGGTGGACGTGGACGATGACGGCATCATCTCTCTCAACTTCGAATGCGCCGACATGACCCCTGACTCCAAATTCGTGTGGTCCAAGAACTACGAGGACATGGACGACTCGCCGCGCCTGACCGTGGAAAGCAAAGGGAACAA ATCCAAACTCACGTTCGAGTCCCCCGGAGAGGAAGACATCGGTATTTATTCATGCCTGGTCACCCACACCGATGGCGCTTCATCCAGCTACACCATCTCACCCGAAG AGTTGAAGAGACTGCTGGAGATCAGCCGTGATCACAAGTTCCCCA CTATCCCGCTCAAGTCCGATTTGGCCGTGGAGATGCTGGAGAAGGGCAGAGTTCGCTTCTGGCTGCAGGCCGAGCAGATTTCGGGGAACGCCAAAGTGGACTACGTGTTCAACGACAACGTGGTGACTCAAGGCGAG AAATACAAGATGAGCTTTGACAAGAACACGGGCGTGGTCGAGATGATCATGGAGTCTCTGATGCCGGAGGATGAAGGCACCTTCACCTTCCAGATGCAGGACGGAAAAGCCACCAACCAGTCCAGTTTGGTACTCATAGGAGACG TGTTCAAGGATCTGCAGAAGGAATCGGAGTTCCAGAGGAAAGAATGGTTCCGAAAACAAG GTCCTCACTTTATTGAGTATTTAGGCTATGAGGTCACTccagaatgttgtgtggtgctGAAGTGTAAG GTGGGGAACATCAAGAAAGAGACGTCGGCGGTCTGGTACAAGGACGGGCGGGAGATCAAGGCGGACCAGAATCTGGCCTTCACCGAGGGCGTCCTCAAACTGGAAATTGCGCAG ATTTCCAAGAAGGACGCCGGCGTGTACGAAACGGTCTTGAAGGACGACCGGGGAAAAGACGCGTCCAAGTTAAATCTGACGGACcaat GTTTCAAGAACCTGATGAACGAAGTCTTCAACTACATCG CTAACTCGTCCACGCCGCTGAAGATCACGAGCACGGACCAGGGAATTCGCCTCTACACCTTCGTCAGCTACTACAACGACCTGCTGCCCGTCACGTGGCATTACAA AGACTCGGCCGTCGCCTTCTCGGAGCGACTGAAGAGCGGCGTGGTGGGCGATCAGCTGTGGCTGCAGATCAGCGAGCCCACCGAGAAGGACATGGGCAAGTACGCCATCGAGTTCAACATCAACGAGGGCGGGGGCGGCCTGAGGAGGACCGTGGAGCTGTCGGGTCAAG CCTATGAGGACGCGTTGGCGGAATTCAGGAGACTCAA AGCGGCCGCCATTGCAGAAAAAT ATCGCGCCCGAGTGGCAGGAGGCCTCCCCGACGTGGTCACTATCCAGGAGGGCAAG GCGCTCAACCTCACCTGCAACATCTCGGGCGATCCGCTGCCCCAGGTGACGTGGCTGAAGAACGACCGGGAGCTGACGTCCGACGGGCACTGCGTCCTCCGCCTGGAGTCGGGCAAGTTCGCCAGCTTCACCATCACGGCGGTGAGCACGGCCGACACGGGCAAGTACAGCATCCTGGTGAAGAACAAGCACGGCACGGAGAGCGCGGAATTCACCGTAAGTGTCTTCATCCCCGAGGATGTGGCCGGCCGCAAAAAGTGA
- the myom1b gene encoding myomesin-1 isoform X6, which produces MFGVEEHVLIKLSNANPAGETNRQAPPSMSGSVPFYRKYRRGYDRGYRYQSGGRYAASASGGSGGTRTRGLDWSSQSGLDPLTKGTKPSYLAVDRENQIIGYVVPIFRTSQEFAAGYSDKTKLRDTAAYMESRDVFTSGLEMERSEQISRKEAMRETAQRISFNKTVHEHEEHFKRMNEDSLMHGPEFIIKPRSHTVWEKQCVRLHCTISGWPDPRVVWYKNNVAIDPLANTGKYKIESKYSVHSLEINRCDFEDTAQYRVSAMNVKGEASAFASVVVKRFKGEVDEFLPAPRLGPVSEYGITFQTHMVDKFGVSFGREGETMSLGCTVIIHPALDRYQPEVQWYRDGVLLSPSKWNHMHWSGDRATLTLTHLNKEDEGLYTLRVSTKSGSKTYSAYVFVRDADAEVEGAPGAPLDVCCLDANKDYIIVSWKQPAVDGGDSILGYFVDRCEVGTSHWIQCNDTPVKFARFPVTGLVEGRSYIFRVRAVNKSGMSRPSRVSEPVAAMDPADRARMRGTSAPWTGQIIVTEEEPAEGIVPGRPRELQVTEATKNYLVLSWKPPGEKGLEGVMYYVEKCVSGTDSWQRVNTEIPVKSPRFALFDLAEGNSYSFRVRCCNAAGVGEPSDPTEATTVGDKLDTPSAPSKVVPTRNTDTSVVVSWEASHDAKELVGYYIEASIVGSNVWEPCNNKPVNVTRFICHGLMTGEKYVFRVRAVNPAGLSQFSPESEPVEVKAAIGGGIPHGVLPETGPGGNQGQLTAHRPHWTGAHDTVQILADTKSKAQADPELPVRGPGAAAAAVVASSGPSDCNNKGSERGCANPIAANEPPSEPPPGLLCEALTDIAAHLGTPCAEGPAEKTARNPPGVKQACELSVDASANREPAGPDARAENEASPAPPFGISVLECVRDSMVLTWKQPTFIGGADISGYFVDYREVVDGVAGEWHEANIRAVSERAYRVTDLKENKKYQFQVRAANIAGVGIPSLPSETFLCEEWTIAVPGPPHDLQLREVRADSMVLLWRPPVYQGRNPVNGFYVDMKEAEGPEEAWRGLNTKASQNTFFKVKNLKEEGTYVFRVRAQNQAGVGKTSDISEPVQAVTRPGTKEIAVDVDDDGIISLNFECADMTPDSKFVWSKNYEDMDDSPRLTVESKGNKSKLTFESPGEEDIGIYSCLVTHTDGASSSYTISPEELKRLLEISRDHKFPTIPLKSDLAVEMLEKGRVRFWLQAEQISGNAKVDYVFNDNVVTQGEKYKMSFDKNTGVVEMIMESLMPEDEGTFTFQMQDGKATNQSSLVLIGDVFKDLQKESEFQRKEWFRKQGPHFIEYLGYEVTPECCVVLKCKVGNIKKETSAVWYKDGREIKADQNLAFTEGVLKLEIAQPDPPAGSADDHPVRTLKISKKDAGVYETVLKDDRGKDASKLNLTDQCFKNLMNEVFNYIANSSTPLKITSTDQGIRLYTFVSYYNDLLPVTWHYKDSAVAFSERLKSGVVGDQLWLQISEPTEKDMGKYAIEFNINEGGGGLRRTVELSGQAYEDALAEFRRLKAAAIAEKFAHQASIHSKLLNSFIHSSNTFPHSFIVCICPLLHSSFIHPFIYSFIHRHVPLHSSL; this is translated from the exons ATGTTCGGCGTGGAGGAACATGTTCTGATAAAGCTCTCGAACGCTAACCCAGCAGGGGAAACAAATCGGCAGGCACCGCCAAGCATGTCCGGCTCGGTACCGTTCTACCGCAAGTACCGCCGCGGCTACGACCGGGGATACCGGTACCAGTCGGGCGGCAGGTACGCTGCGAGCGCCAGCGGCGGCAGCGGTGGCACCAGAACCAGGGG GCTTGATTGGTCCTCACAATCTGGATTGGACCCGCTGACGAAGGGAACTAAGCCCTCCTACTTAGCTGTGGACCGTGAGAACCAAATCATCGGCTACGTGGTGCCCATCTTCAGGACCAG CCAAGAGTTTGCGGCGGGATATTCGGACAAGACAAAACTGCGGGACACTGCCGCCTATATGGAGAGCCGCGATGTGTTCACCAGCGGTCTGGAGATGGAACGGTCGGAGCAGATCTCCAGGAAGGAGGCCATGCGTGAAACGGCCCAGCGTATCTCGTTTAATAAAACG GTCCACGAACACGAGGAGCACTTCAAGCGCATGAACGAAGACAGCCTGATGCACGGCCCGGAGTTCATCATCAAGCCTCGCTCGCACACCGTGTGGGAGAAGCAGTGCGTGAGGCTCCACTGCACCATCAGCGGCTGGCCAGACCCCCGAGTCGTTTG GTACAAAAATAACGTGGCCATCGACCCCCTTGCCAATACCGGCAAGTACAAAATCGAAAGCAAATACAGCGTGCACTCACTGGAGATCAACAG GTGCGATTTTGAGGACACGGCCCAGTATCGCGTCTCGGCCATGAATGTCAAGGGGGAGGCGTCGGCCTTCGCCTCGGTCGTCGTAAAAA GGTTTAAAGGGGAAGTGGACGAGTTCCTGCCCGCACCGAGAC TGGGACCCGTGTCCGAGTATGGCATCACCTTCCAGACCCACATGGTCGACAAGTTCGGCGTGTCCTTCGGCAGGGAGGGTGAGACGATGAGCTTGGGGTGCACGGTCATCATCCACCCGGCTCTGGACCGCTACCAACCTGAAGTGCAGTGGTACAGAGACG GCGTTCTGCTGTCACCGTCCAAGTGGAACCACATGCACTGGAGCGGTGACCGGGCCACACTAACCCTCACACACCTCAACAAAGAAGACGAAGGGCTCTACACACTCCGCGTCTCCACCAAGTCTGGATCCAAAACCTACTCTGCCTACGTTTTTGTGAGAG ATGCTGACGCCGAGGTGGAAGGAGCGCCAGGGGCCCCCCTGGATGTGTGCTGCCTTGATGCCAACAAGGACTACATCATAGTCTCCTGGAAGCAGCCGGCAGTCGACGGTGGCGACTCAATCCTGGGTTACTTTGTAGACAG GTGTGAGGTTGGGACAAGCCACTGGATCCAGTGCAACGACACCCCTGTCAAGTTTGCCCGATTCCCGGTCACCGGATTGGTCGAAGGCCGTTCCTATATTTTCCGTGTGCGCGCCGTCAACAAGAGTGGCATGAGCCGTCCTTCCCGGGTGTCCGAGCCCGTGGCCGCCATGGACCCGGCTGACCGCGCCCGCATGAGAG GTACCTCTGCTCCTTGGACTGGCCAGATCATCGTCACAGAGGAGGAACCTGCAG AGGGTATTGTTCCTGGCAGACCTCGTGAACTGCAGGTGACAGAAGCAACCAAGAACTACTTGGTGCTCAGCTGGAAGCCCCCTGGCGAGAAAGGCCTGGAAGGTGTCATGTACTATGTGGAGAAG TGTGTCTCAGGCACAGACAGCTGGCAAAGGGTGAACACCGAGATTCCGGTCAAGTCGCCTCGTTTCGCACTGTTTGACCTGGCCGAGGGAAACTCCTACAGCTTCCGCGTCCGTTGCTGCAACGCCGCCGGGGTCGGCGAACCATCCGACCCCACTGAAGCCACCACGGTCGGCGACAAGCTCG ACACTCCATCTGCTCCGAGCAAAGTGGTCCCAACGAGGAACACGGACACGTCGGTGGTGGTTTCCTGGGAAGCGTCCCATGATGCCAAAGAGTTGGTGGGCTACTACATCGAGGCCAGCATCGTGGGCAGCAATGTCTGGGAGCCGTGCAACAACAAACCCGTCAACGTGACCAG GTTTATCTGTCACGGTCTGATGACCGGAGAGAAGTATGTGTTCAGGGTGAGGGCCGTGAACCCCGCAGGACTCAGTCAGTTCTCTCCGGAATCAGAGCCTGTGGAGGTGAAGGCTGCGATCG GGGGCGGCATCCCTCATGGTGTGTTGCCGGAGACGGGGCCGGGGGGTAACCAGGGTCAACTAACCGCGCACAGGCCACACTGGACGGGCGCGCATGACACTGTCCAGATCCTGGCTGACACAAAAAGCAAAGCTCAGGCCGACCCCGAGCTCCCCGTGAGGGGGcccggggcggcggcggcggcggtggtggcTAGCTCCGGCCCCTCGGACTGTAACAACAAAGGGTCAGAGAGGGGCTGCGCGAACCCGATTGCGGCGAACGAGCCGCCCTCAGAGCCTCCGCCAGGCTTACTTTGTGAAGCACTTACTGACATAGCAGCACACTTAGGCACGCCTTGCGCCGAGGggccagctgaaaagacagCCCGTAACCCCCCAGGGGTCAAGCAGGCATGCGAGTTGTCAGTAGATGCTTCTGCTAACCGGGAGCCGGCGGGGCCGGACGCACGGGCTGAAAATGAAG CGTCGCCTGCGCCGCCATTCGGCATCAGCGTGCTGGAGTGCGTACGTGACTCCATGGTGCTGACGTGGAAGCAGCCCACCTTCATCGGAGGCGCCGATATCAGCGGGTACTTCGTGGACTACCGCGAGGTCGTCGATGGCGTGGCGGGAGAGTGGCACGAGGCCAATATCAGAGCGGTCAGCGAGCGCGCCTACAGG GTGACCGACCTGAAGGAGAACAAGAAGTACCAGTTCCAGGTTCGGGCGGCAAACATTGCGGGCGTCGGCATCCCGTCCCTTCCGAGTGAAACGTTCCTGTGCGAAGAGTGGACCATCGCGGTTCCAG GACCTCCTCACGATCTGCAGCTGCGAGAGGTCCGAGCCGACTCCATGGTGTTGCTTTGGAGACCTCCAGTGTACCAAGGGCGGAATCCCGTCAACGGCTTCTACGTAGATATGAAGGAGGCCGAAGGCCCAGAGGAAGCTTGGAGAGGACTCAACACCAAGGCCTCGCAGAACACCTTCTTCAAG GTGAAGAACCTGAAGGAGGAAGGGACGTACGTATTCCGCGTGCGAGCTCAGAACCAAGCCGGCGTGGGGAAGACCTCGGACATCTCCGAGCCTGTCCAAGCCGTGACCAGGCCGG GCACCAAGGAGATCGCGGTGGACGTGGACGATGACGGCATCATCTCTCTCAACTTCGAATGCGCCGACATGACCCCTGACTCCAAATTCGTGTGGTCCAAGAACTACGAGGACATGGACGACTCGCCGCGCCTGACCGTGGAAAGCAAAGGGAACAA ATCCAAACTCACGTTCGAGTCCCCCGGAGAGGAAGACATCGGTATTTATTCATGCCTGGTCACCCACACCGATGGCGCTTCATCCAGCTACACCATCTCACCCGAAG AGTTGAAGAGACTGCTGGAGATCAGCCGTGATCACAAGTTCCCCA CTATCCCGCTCAAGTCCGATTTGGCCGTGGAGATGCTGGAGAAGGGCAGAGTTCGCTTCTGGCTGCAGGCCGAGCAGATTTCGGGGAACGCCAAAGTGGACTACGTGTTCAACGACAACGTGGTGACTCAAGGCGAG AAATACAAGATGAGCTTTGACAAGAACACGGGCGTGGTCGAGATGATCATGGAGTCTCTGATGCCGGAGGATGAAGGCACCTTCACCTTCCAGATGCAGGACGGAAAAGCCACCAACCAGTCCAGTTTGGTACTCATAGGAGACG TGTTCAAGGATCTGCAGAAGGAATCGGAGTTCCAGAGGAAAGAATGGTTCCGAAAACAAG GTCCTCACTTTATTGAGTATTTAGGCTATGAGGTCACTccagaatgttgtgtggtgctGAAGTGTAAG GTGGGGAACATCAAGAAAGAGACGTCGGCGGTCTGGTACAAGGACGGGCGGGAGATCAAGGCGGACCAGAATCTGGCCTTCACCGAGGGCGTCCTCAAACTGGAAATTGCGCAG CCCGACCCCCCCGCCGGCTCTGCGGACGACCACCCCGTGAGGACGCTTAAA ATTTCCAAGAAGGACGCCGGCGTGTACGAAACGGTCTTGAAGGACGACCGGGGAAAAGACGCGTCCAAGTTAAATCTGACGGACcaat GTTTCAAGAACCTGATGAACGAAGTCTTCAACTACATCG CTAACTCGTCCACGCCGCTGAAGATCACGAGCACGGACCAGGGAATTCGCCTCTACACCTTCGTCAGCTACTACAACGACCTGCTGCCCGTCACGTGGCATTACAA AGACTCGGCCGTCGCCTTCTCGGAGCGACTGAAGAGCGGCGTGGTGGGCGATCAGCTGTGGCTGCAGATCAGCGAGCCCACCGAGAAGGACATGGGCAAGTACGCCATCGAGTTCAACATCAACGAGGGCGGGGGCGGCCTGAGGAGGACCGTGGAGCTGTCGGGTCAAG CCTATGAGGACGCGTTGGCGGAATTCAGGAGACTCAA AGCGGCCGCCATTGCAGAAAAAT TCGCTCATCAAGCGTCCATTCATTCAAAACTtttaaattcattcatccaCTCATCCAACACATTTCcccattcattcattgtgtgtATTTGTCCACTGCTGCatagttcattcattcatccattcatttattcgTTCATTCATCGTCACGTACCCCTTCATTCGTCCCTTTAA